From Virgibacillus natechei, the proteins below share one genomic window:
- the trmB gene encoding tRNA (guanosine(46)-N7)-methyltransferase TrmB, translated as MRQRYKPWADDFLENNNHIVLGSPYENKGDWKSIFGNDNPVHIEIGTGKGQFIVGMAKQFPNINFVGIELEKSVIVTAAQKVLDSGLDNIALLNENAENIQEIFADNEVATIYLNFSDPWPKNRHEKRRLTFHTFLKQYQAILEPTGEIVFKTDNKGLFEYSLVSFSKFGLIVEEVRLDLHEYEDPLNVMTEYEEKFSAKGQPIYRCRASFSMERDEGN; from the coding sequence ATGCGTCAACGTTACAAGCCATGGGCAGATGACTTTTTAGAAAATAATAATCATATTGTGCTAGGAAGTCCATATGAAAATAAGGGAGATTGGAAGTCCATTTTTGGAAATGACAATCCGGTTCATATCGAAATTGGGACTGGAAAAGGTCAGTTTATTGTCGGGATGGCAAAGCAATTTCCGAATATTAACTTCGTGGGAATCGAACTTGAAAAAAGTGTTATCGTAACAGCAGCGCAAAAAGTGCTGGATTCAGGATTGGATAATATCGCATTATTAAATGAAAATGCAGAAAATATACAGGAAATTTTTGCTGATAATGAAGTAGCTACGATCTATCTCAACTTCTCCGATCCATGGCCAAAGAATCGCCACGAAAAAAGAAGATTAACCTTCCACACTTTTTTAAAACAATACCAAGCAATTCTAGAACCAACGGGTGAAATTGTTTTCAAAACAGATAATAAAGGATTGTTTGAATACTCATTAGTAAGTTTCTCTAAATTTGGACTGATAGTAGAGGAAGTGCGTCTGGATTTACATGAGTACGAGGATCCTTTGAATGTGATGACAGAATATGAAGAGAAATTTTCTGCAAAAGGACAACCTATATATCGTTGCAGGGCTTCATTCAGTATGGAAAGAGATGAAGGTAATTAA
- a CDS encoding YtzH-like family protein, translated as MALNVNSQLTLLHDILDEQTADSNGQVSEYQQIKRLVQKMTANNSITDEQLLQLLPEIYNYGRQGEIAQNSPEHITTNRQNIENWLHAIQNSNLE; from the coding sequence ATGGCACTTAATGTAAATAGTCAATTAACATTATTACATGATATTTTAGATGAACAAACAGCAGATAGCAATGGCCAAGTTTCTGAATATCAACAAATTAAACGATTAGTTCAGAAAATGACAGCCAATAATAGTATAACCGACGAGCAGTTACTGCAATTACTACCGGAAATTTATAATTACGGAAGACAAGGAGAAATTGCCCAGAATTCACCAGAGCATATTACAACAAACAGGCAAAATATTGAAAATTGGCTACATGCTATACAAAATTCTAATCTAGAATAG
- a CDS encoding phosphotransferase family protein: MVNWFENVLGKGWEVTPAGGLTGDAYFAKKKDKRLFLKRNSSPFLAVLSAEGIVPKLVWTKRMENGDVITAQEWMEGRELKPFEMQHHQVADILRKIHHSSELLHMLMRLGKKPVTSDDSFYEIKERIYSTELLKTYDDIQIALTYLERLLPTTREQRQVVCHGDLNHNNLLLTNKGHLYLIDWDNAIIADPVTDFGMVMKSYIPNKDWNEWLKKYGADNDEHLIERMYWYLLLDALHYFSWHSERNENEKKLERLKNIQELNAYIGSSILD; encoded by the coding sequence ATGGTGAATTGGTTTGAAAATGTATTAGGGAAGGGCTGGGAGGTTACCCCGGCTGGCGGATTAACTGGTGATGCTTATTTTGCCAAAAAGAAAGATAAGCGATTATTTCTTAAACGGAATTCATCTCCATTTCTAGCTGTGTTATCAGCAGAAGGGATTGTACCAAAACTCGTTTGGACAAAACGAATGGAAAATGGTGACGTGATTACTGCCCAGGAATGGATGGAAGGAAGAGAATTAAAACCATTTGAAATGCAGCATCATCAGGTAGCTGATATATTACGTAAAATTCATCATTCCTCTGAATTATTGCACATGCTTATGCGTCTAGGGAAGAAACCCGTCACCTCAGATGACAGCTTTTATGAAATAAAGGAACGTATATATTCTACGGAACTCCTAAAAACCTATGATGATATTCAAATTGCTTTAACGTATCTAGAACGGTTGTTACCTACAACAAGAGAACAAAGACAAGTGGTTTGTCATGGTGATTTAAACCATAATAATTTATTGCTAACAAATAAAGGACATTTATATTTAATTGATTGGGATAATGCCATCATTGCTGACCCCGTTACAGACTTTGGTATGGTAATGAAATCCTATATTCCAAATAAAGATTGGAATGAATGGCTGAAAAAATACGGGGCTGACAATGATGAACATTTGATTGAACGAATGTACTGGTATCTTTTGTTAGATGCCCTCCACTATTTTAGTTGGCATAGTGAGCGTAATGAAAATGAAAAAAAACTGGAAAGACTAAAAAATATTCAGGAACTTAATGCATATATTGGTAGCTCTATTCTAGATTAG
- a CDS encoding diacylglycerol/lipid kinase family protein yields MYIFIVNPEAGKGRSRRIFSRIKKHTLYQEIESSYYYTKYVGHAEEIAQRITKREDIVVTSIIVIGGDGTMHEVMNGIKNRNIPVSFIPGGSGNDFARGSAIKGNALEILQQIINAQNGHPYWLGNFKIDNRKKRFFINSLGFGFDAQVARMASKSKLKGFFDRFHIGTVNYIIALLKVLLTFKPIDLELEVNGKKRTITKCWMVTIANHPYYGGGMKIIPGAKIQPAVFPVLVLHSISKWKVLALFLSVFNGKHINFKEIELMNATHLKIISNEQLYYQVDGQTGTCQTSEISKQSDEIRIFGKAVRKAGA; encoded by the coding sequence GTGTACATTTTCATTGTTAATCCAGAGGCTGGTAAGGGCCGTTCGAGGCGAATCTTTTCAAGAATTAAAAAACATACATTGTATCAAGAGATAGAAAGTAGTTATTATTATACCAAGTACGTCGGACATGCTGAGGAAATTGCACAACGTATTACGAAAAGAGAGGATATTGTTGTCACCTCTATTATTGTTATAGGCGGCGATGGTACGATGCATGAAGTCATGAATGGTATTAAAAATAGGAACATCCCTGTATCCTTTATTCCTGGTGGATCAGGCAATGATTTTGCTAGAGGTTCTGCAATAAAGGGAAATGCACTCGAAATTTTACAACAAATAATTAACGCTCAGAACGGTCATCCTTATTGGTTGGGTAATTTTAAAATAGATAACAGGAAGAAACGCTTCTTTATAAATAGCTTGGGATTTGGCTTTGACGCTCAAGTCGCACGAATGGCGAGTAAATCTAAATTAAAAGGTTTCTTTGATAGATTTCATATTGGGACCGTTAATTATATTATCGCTCTACTGAAAGTTCTGCTGACATTTAAGCCGATTGATCTGGAACTAGAAGTAAACGGAAAGAAGCGGACAATAACGAAATGTTGGATGGTAACGATAGCCAATCATCCTTATTATGGGGGTGGCATGAAAATAATCCCAGGTGCCAAAATACAACCAGCTGTTTTTCCAGTATTGGTTCTCCATTCTATTTCGAAATGGAAGGTTCTAGCATTATTCTTATCCGTATTTAATGGAAAGCATATAAATTTTAAAGAAATTGAACTGATGAATGCGACACATTTAAAAATTATATCAAATGAACAATTATACTATCAGGTTGATGGACAAACAGGTACATGCCAAACGAGTGAAATTTCTAAGCAATCGGATGAGATCCGTATATTTGGTAAAGCAGTACGAAAAGCTGGTGCATGA
- a CDS encoding NERD domain-containing protein encodes MAQLIKLQDYISRYEWDAYRYPTQYIRLKQDNWKKLHHNWSNPEKVTQEKEELPETKTSGFFKLKNYFKKEEPVEEVKHDDDHSSLDTEAKLKQYFLDKLLHFQLKWATSTVSERSFMNTYYYEDPILKYFLQRFPDTYLIMYEPIFTIKNASVDSDIILISPIGIEIIHLVEEHSNAVVIAGDERAWLIDTGKHQTRILNPLIALKRTEKLIKSILHFEENDFPIQKTILSRTNKIVYSSEPFHTQIVDKHHYETWFREKRNLSSPLKSRQLKITEILLRHCQTISVKRPEWEEDIYPTIGNEG; translated from the coding sequence ATGGCTCAGTTAATTAAATTGCAGGATTATATTTCCCGCTATGAATGGGATGCGTATCGTTACCCTACCCAATATATTCGATTAAAACAGGATAATTGGAAAAAGCTCCATCATAATTGGAGTAATCCAGAAAAAGTCACACAAGAAAAAGAAGAATTACCTGAAACAAAAACATCTGGATTTTTCAAGCTAAAGAATTATTTTAAAAAAGAAGAACCGGTCGAAGAAGTAAAGCATGATGACGATCACTCATCATTGGATACGGAAGCTAAATTGAAACAATATTTTTTGGACAAACTATTACACTTTCAACTAAAATGGGCTACTTCTACCGTATCAGAGAGATCATTTATGAATACGTACTATTATGAAGATCCAATACTTAAATATTTTCTGCAACGATTTCCGGATACATATTTAATCATGTACGAACCTATTTTTACGATAAAAAATGCATCGGTTGATTCTGATATTATTTTAATAAGTCCGATAGGTATTGAAATCATTCATCTCGTAGAGGAACACTCAAACGCAGTTGTCATAGCTGGAGATGAACGAGCCTGGTTGATCGACACTGGTAAACATCAAACGAGGATATTGAATCCACTTATCGCCTTAAAGCGAACGGAGAAGCTTATAAAAAGCATTCTTCATTTTGAAGAGAATGACTTTCCTATACAGAAGACAATCTTGTCCAGAACTAATAAAATTGTTTATTCATCGGAACCCTTTCACACACAAATTGTTGATAAGCATCATTATGAAACGTGGTTTCGTGAAAAAAGAAATCTTTCTTCTCCATTGAAAAGTAGGCAATTAAAAATAACGGAAATTCTGTTGAGGCACTGTCAAACGATCTCCGTTAAACGCCCGGAATGGGAAGAAGATATCTATCCTACCATAGGCAATGAGGGTTAA
- the thpR gene encoding RNA 2',3'-cyclic phosphodiesterase, whose amino-acid sequence MSKNPHYFIAIRLPGSLKENLSKWQHELKKDVSFKQWPHFEDLHITLKFLGEVDDTKLRQLKEELKTIEDEQAFSIAVGGIGVFGNPKKPRVLWAGVDKTKSLAHLQEYVEACTMKVGFNKENRPYRPHITLAKKWSGETVTTIPEALKERFSNKKQIEVEEVVLYQIHPGSTVKYEMIARYRLKRGEMNGSVN is encoded by the coding sequence ATGTCGAAAAATCCTCATTATTTTATAGCCATTCGACTTCCTGGATCATTAAAGGAAAATTTATCGAAGTGGCAGCATGAACTTAAGAAGGATGTATCCTTTAAGCAATGGCCTCATTTTGAGGATTTGCACATTACATTAAAATTTTTAGGTGAAGTTGACGATACTAAATTACGTCAATTGAAAGAGGAACTAAAAACAATAGAAGATGAACAAGCTTTTTCAATAGCTGTCGGGGGTATAGGTGTATTTGGAAACCCTAAAAAGCCGCGTGTTCTATGGGCTGGAGTTGATAAAACAAAGTCTCTTGCTCATTTACAGGAATATGTGGAAGCTTGTACAATGAAGGTCGGATTTAATAAGGAAAATAGACCGTATCGCCCGCATATAACGCTGGCAAAGAAGTGGAGTGGAGAAACAGTAACCACAATCCCTGAAGCGTTAAAAGAACGATTTTCAAATAAGAAGCAAATAGAAGTGGAAGAAGTTGTCCTCTATCAAATACATCCAGGTAGTACGGTGAAATATGAAATGATAGCTAGGTACCGTTTAAAGAGGGGGGAGATGAATGGCTCAGTTAATTAA
- a CDS encoding pseudouridine synthase → MRLDKLLANTGHGSRKDVKTMLKKKQVTVNDSVVKDGSIHIEQNVDTIKVQDRVVFYQKYIYLMMNKPQGVISATVDDREKTVIDLLKSELHHFKAFPVGRLDKDTEGLLLITNDGELTHQLVSPKKNIEKVYFAKINGFVTDEDIDQFAEGITLGDGYKAKPAKLTILKSDTVSEIEVTITEGKYHQVKRMFESVNKKVMYLKRLSMGEIFLDDTIKTGTYRELTEQELDYCLSLKK, encoded by the coding sequence ATGCGCCTTGATAAGTTATTAGCAAATACAGGCCATGGCAGTAGAAAAGATGTAAAAACAATGTTAAAAAAGAAGCAGGTAACCGTCAATGATTCTGTTGTAAAAGATGGCAGTATTCATATTGAGCAAAACGTGGACACGATAAAGGTTCAGGATAGGGTAGTGTTCTATCAGAAATATATCTATCTCATGATGAATAAACCACAAGGGGTTATTTCAGCAACGGTAGACGATCGAGAAAAGACAGTAATCGATCTGCTAAAAAGTGAACTCCATCATTTTAAAGCTTTTCCTGTAGGTAGATTGGATAAGGATACAGAAGGTTTGTTGCTCATTACAAATGATGGGGAGCTCACACATCAATTGGTCTCCCCGAAAAAGAATATTGAGAAAGTGTATTTTGCAAAAATAAACGGTTTCGTTACAGATGAAGATATTGATCAATTTGCAGAAGGAATTACATTAGGGGATGGTTACAAGGCAAAACCAGCTAAATTGACGATCCTTAAAAGTGACACTGTTTCTGAAATTGAAGTAACCATCACCGAGGGAAAATACCACCAGGTTAAGCGTATGTTTGAATCTGTTAACAAAAAGGTGATGTATTTGAAGCGGTTAAGCATGGGAGAGATCTTTTTAGATGATACTATAAAGACAGGGACTTACAGGGAACTTACGGAGCAAGAATTAGATTATTGTCTTTCACTAAAAAAATAA
- a CDS encoding putative polysaccharide biosynthesis protein produces the protein MSNMVRGAMMLTIASFLSKFLGMIYVIPFNALVGETGGVLYSFAYTPYNIILSLSTIGVPLAVSKFVSKYNAMGDYETGRRMFKAGISLLMVSGFLAFLVLFFSAEWLAGNYITDEDAGSIAVEDVTFVIRMVSFALIIIPAMSIVRGFFQGYQSMGPTAVSQVVEQVVRIVFLLTAAFIVMIVLDGEVSTAVGFATFAAFIGGGASALVLWGYWRKRKPGLDKRLQQQTYTNEIPRKDLFIELFSYAGPFIIVGLATSLYQLVDQFTFERAMVARGEGNIWEIAFAVINFYGHKLVIIPVTLATGLSLAIIPALTKIFTQKNHEELYEQINQAFQIVLVLVIPAVVGLSFLSEEAYGALYGLGNIEITGNLLGWYAPVGLLFALFTVSSAVLQGINEQKYAVISLTGGLLVKILLNIQLIHMFGAKGAIFGTALAVGTAVTLNLLRIKSKIQFSFRKLIKRTMLIAIFVSIMCLVIWVVMAVFGMFLPYETERWATILMLVLGVGSGGAVYLWLAYESTLLERTLGNRVRVLDKIFRR, from the coding sequence ATGTCAAACATGGTAAGAGGAGCAATGATGCTGACAATAGCATCATTTTTATCGAAATTCTTAGGAATGATCTATGTCATTCCATTTAATGCTTTAGTTGGGGAAACGGGCGGTGTGTTATATAGTTTTGCCTATACGCCATATAATATAATACTTAGCCTTTCGACGATAGGTGTTCCTTTAGCCGTTTCGAAATTTGTTTCCAAATATAATGCGATGGGTGACTATGAAACGGGAAGGCGCATGTTTAAAGCTGGAATTTCACTTTTAATGGTTAGTGGTTTTTTAGCATTTTTAGTTCTGTTTTTTAGTGCTGAATGGTTGGCGGGAAATTATATTACAGATGAGGACGCAGGTAGCATAGCAGTAGAAGATGTGACATTTGTTATTCGAATGGTCAGTTTTGCTCTAATCATTATTCCTGCGATGAGTATCGTCAGAGGATTTTTCCAAGGATACCAATCTATGGGGCCAACAGCAGTATCACAGGTAGTAGAACAAGTGGTACGAATTGTGTTTTTATTAACAGCTGCTTTTATTGTTATGATTGTGCTGGATGGTGAGGTTTCTACTGCAGTTGGTTTTGCAACATTTGCTGCTTTTATTGGTGGAGGAGCTTCTGCACTTGTTTTATGGGGGTACTGGCGGAAACGAAAGCCAGGTCTTGATAAGCGATTACAGCAGCAAACGTATACAAACGAAATACCTCGAAAAGACTTGTTTATTGAATTATTTAGTTATGCGGGGCCATTTATAATAGTAGGTTTAGCAACATCCTTGTATCAATTAGTAGATCAATTTACCTTTGAACGAGCGATGGTTGCTAGAGGGGAAGGTAATATTTGGGAAATAGCTTTCGCTGTCATTAACTTTTACGGCCATAAACTCGTTATCATACCGGTTACATTAGCTACAGGATTATCGTTAGCAATCATACCGGCATTAACAAAAATATTTACACAAAAAAATCACGAAGAATTATATGAGCAAATAAATCAAGCATTTCAAATAGTTCTTGTACTTGTAATACCAGCAGTTGTAGGCCTTTCCTTCTTATCTGAAGAAGCTTATGGAGCTTTATATGGATTAGGAAACATTGAGATTACTGGAAACTTATTAGGATGGTATGCACCAGTTGGGTTACTATTTGCTTTGTTTACTGTATCTTCTGCGGTACTACAGGGTATAAACGAACAGAAGTATGCTGTTATCAGTTTAACAGGAGGCCTCCTCGTTAAAATATTATTAAATATACAGCTTATTCATATGTTTGGCGCAAAAGGAGCTATATTTGGTACTGCGCTAGCCGTTGGTACAGCAGTTACGTTAAATCTTTTGCGCATAAAATCAAAAATACAATTTTCTTTCAGGAAGTTAATAAAAAGAACCATGCTCATCGCTATTTTTGTCAGTATTATGTGTCTCGTTATCTGGGTAGTAATGGCAGTATTTGGGATGTTCCTTCCATACGAGACAGAACGATGGGCAACTATACTAATGCTTGTTTTAGGTGTAGGATCTGGGGGCGCCGTATATTTATGGCTTGCTTATGAATCAACTTTATTGGAGCGCACACTTGGTAATCGTGTACGTGTGTTGGATAAAATTTTTCGTAGATAG
- a CDS encoding BaiN/RdsA family NAD(P)/FAD-dependent oxidoreductase, whose product MSYDVIVIGGGPSGLMAAIAAAEHGSKTMLIEKGKKLGKKLAISGGGRCNVTNRLPQEEIIRHIPGNGKFLYSPFSVFNNYDIIDFFENMGVGLKEEDHGRMFPESNSAKTVVNALINQLDERNVEQHLNTTVETVNYGEKEHIITLASQEKITTKSIVIAVGGKAVPHTGSTGDGYAWAQKAGHTVTELYPTEVALTSSESFIKNKSLQGLSLRDVSLTVLNKKSKPIITHQMDMIFTHFGISGPAVLRCSQFVVKELMKGQKQVPIVLDSLPDKTVENLNKEILEQMDQSPKKAIKNILKGMVPERFLEYILSINKISEEQKAATISKEAIRSIVHNMKQFSFYVHGSLSLDKAFVTGGGISIKEVIPNTMQSKLMHGLYFSGEILDIHGYTGGYNITSALVTGRLAGMNAAKEVVAYNGI is encoded by the coding sequence TTGTCATATGATGTAATCGTAATTGGTGGTGGTCCATCTGGATTAATGGCCGCTATTGCTGCAGCAGAACATGGTTCAAAAACCATGTTAATTGAAAAAGGGAAGAAATTAGGAAAAAAGTTAGCCATATCTGGCGGTGGACGCTGTAATGTAACAAATCGTTTGCCTCAAGAAGAGATTATTCGACATATACCAGGAAATGGGAAGTTTTTATACAGTCCATTTTCCGTTTTTAATAACTATGACATCATCGATTTTTTTGAAAATATGGGTGTTGGTCTAAAAGAAGAGGATCACGGCAGAATGTTTCCAGAATCCAATTCAGCAAAAACAGTTGTGAATGCACTGATTAATCAATTAGATGAACGAAACGTAGAGCAGCATTTGAATACTACTGTAGAAACAGTAAATTATGGTGAAAAAGAACATATAATTACACTAGCCTCCCAGGAAAAAATCACGACAAAATCGATTGTAATCGCAGTCGGGGGAAAAGCTGTCCCACATACTGGTTCAACAGGTGATGGCTACGCATGGGCTCAAAAAGCAGGACACACCGTAACAGAACTTTACCCAACTGAAGTCGCCCTGACTTCTTCAGAAAGCTTTATTAAAAATAAAAGCTTGCAAGGATTATCTTTAAGGGATGTCTCCTTAACGGTTCTAAATAAAAAGAGCAAACCAATTATTACGCATCAAATGGATATGATATTTACCCATTTTGGAATATCAGGACCTGCCGTTCTACGTTGCTCCCAATTTGTTGTTAAAGAGCTTATGAAGGGTCAAAAACAGGTACCAATAGTATTAGACTCTTTGCCCGATAAGACGGTAGAAAACCTGAATAAGGAAATTTTAGAACAAATGGATCAAAGTCCGAAAAAGGCCATAAAGAATATTTTAAAAGGAATGGTTCCCGAGCGTTTTCTAGAATACATTCTATCCATTAATAAAATAAGTGAAGAGCAAAAAGCTGCAACTATTTCTAAGGAAGCGATTCGTTCTATTGTTCATAACATGAAGCAGTTTAGCTTCTATGTACATGGTTCCTTATCACTTGATAAAGCCTTTGTAACTGGTGGAGGAATATCTATAAAGGAAGTTATTCCAAATACAATGCAATCCAAACTCATGCATGGACTTTATTTTAGTGGTGAAATTTTAGATATACATGGATACACGGGTGGATACAATATCACATCAGCTCTCGTCACTGGTCGCCTCGCTGGAATGAATGCTGCGAAAGAAGTTGTTGCTTATAATGGTATATGA